One genomic region from Xyrauchen texanus isolate HMW12.3.18 chromosome 4, RBS_HiC_50CHRs, whole genome shotgun sequence encodes:
- the LOC127634431 gene encoding palmitoyltransferase ZDHHC8B — protein sequence MPNSVGKRFKPTKYIPVSTAVTLLVGSTTLFFVFTCPWLTKDISPVVPLYNGIIFLFVLGNFSMATFMDPGVFPRADEDEDKDDDFRAPLYKNVEIKGIQVRMKWCATCHFYRPPRCSHCSVCDNCVEDFDHHCPWVNNCIGRRNYRYFFLFLLSLSVHMVGVFSFGLLFVLHHLERLSALHTTVTMVVMCVAGLFFIPVVGLTGFHMVLVARGRTTNEQVTGKFRGGVNPFTRGCCGNVKHVLCSPLAPRYIADPRKKTPITIKPPFLRPDLSTRHISVKVTDNGIHSNILRTKSKISLDGVDNKGIDTHPPLPPKAERYNQLKSQLTSSEESSLSSKTTNPSTPAMYKYRPSFGTMPKVHYHATGEKIVMPENGKHSAVLEERGHDYRSEPNLDLPDYRGTPLHRTYQSSPFQLDSFSTTSRSISLKQGVNRADRVPLGSSKPETVTSTPQKGVFSPGTLSGRNGSLSYDSLLTTSITPSVGECAAHPGVPSMGFHSPYLPTKMCHVRGPELQRHAGPPSYSPVHVGAMYGRQSPLSRDHERDPSPVRYDNLSKTIMASIQERKDLEEREKLMHRQAPVAYGNDSGVFDTCTAAAYGLPPGACYPDGPKGPGSREPTPPVCGSRDNLMGVGMVGYAPRTPVLRSSVSSLARVPRTSTTSLHTDGGNLGNMQGRTAEYQYRSPVHQAHHSPTVVPLSPSYTHQKVAFISALERADSPHLGTREDMGQGKVNGQLKGQARDCHLGTPTGTPLSQKNVRKVTGVGGTTYEISV from the exons GTGTCCGTGGTTAACCAAGGACATCTCCCCTGTTGTGCCTTTATACAATGGCATCATCTTCCTTTTTGTGTTGGGCAACTTCAGCATGGCCACCTTCATGGATCCAGGAGTATTCCCCAGAG CGGATGAGGACGAGGATAAAGATGATGATTTCCGAGCACCGCTCTATAAAAACGTGGAGATAAAAGGAATTCAGGTGCGGATGAAGTGGTGTGCCACATGCCACTTCTACAGACCTCCACGCTGCTCTCACTGCAGTGTGTGTGACAACTGCGTAGAG GACTTTGACCATCACTGCCCATGGGTGAATAACTGCATTGGCCGGAGGAATTATCGCTATTTCTTCTTGTTTCTGCTGTCTCTAAGTGTTCACATGGTGGGCGTATTTTCCTTTGGCCTGCTGTTTGTGTTGCACCACCTCGAGAGGCTGAGTGCACTCCACACAACTGTGAC TATGGTGGTTATGTGTGTGGCTGGACTGTTCTTCATCCCGGTCGTGGGCCTCACTGGATTTCACATGGTTCTGGTGGCCCGAGGACGCACCACAAATGAACAG GTGACAGGAAAGTTCAGAGGAGGAGTCAATCCGTTCACTCGGGGTTGCTGTGGCAACGTGAAACATGTTTTGTGCAGTCCGCTTGCTCCGAG ATACATCGCTGATCCCAGGAAGAAAACTCCCATCACTATCAAACCGCCATTCCTCCGTCCTGACCTCTCTACCCGCCACATCAGTGTAAAAGTCACTGACAATGGTATCCATAGTAACATCCTACGAACCAaa tcTAAGATAAGTCTGGATGGTGTGGATAATAAAGGTATTGACACACATCCACCTCTGCCACCCAAAGCAGAACGCTACAACCAACTCAAGAGTCAACTTACTTCGAGCGAAG AGAGTTCCCTGTCCAGCAAAACCACCAATCCATCCACCCCAGCCATGTACAAATACAGACCTTCCTTCGGCACCATGCCCAAAGTGCACTATCATGCAACGGGAGAAAAG ATTGTAATGCCTGAGAATGGCAAGCACTCAGCAGTTTTAGAAGAGAGAGGTCATGATTATCGTTCAGAGCCTAATCTGGATCTGCCGGACTACCGCGGAACTCCTCTCCATCGAACATACCAGTCCTCCCCGTTCCAGCTGGACTCTTTCAGCACGACCTCTCGTTCGATCAGTCTTAAACAGGGAGTTAACAGGGCTGACCGTGTACCACTAGGGAGCAGCAAACCTGAAACTGTCACCTCCACCCCTCAAAAAGGAGTCTTTTCCCCTGGAACACTATCCGGGCGCAATGGTAGTCTTTCCTATGACAGCCTGCTGACCACCAGTATAACGCCCTCTGTGGGCGAGTGTGCTGCCCACCCTGGAGTGCCCTCCATGGGGTTCCATTCGCCCTACCTGCCCACTAAAATGTGCCATGTGCGAGGGCCCGAGCTTCAACGGCATGCCGGCCCACCATCCTACAGCCCTGTGCATGTAGGAGCGATGTACGGCCGGCAGTCACCACTTTCAAGAGACCATGAGCGAGACCCCTCCCCAGTCCGCTACGACAACCTCTCCAAAACCATTATGGCCTCCATCCAGGAGAGGAAAGAtcttgaggagagagagaagctcATGCATCGGCAAGCACCAGTGGCCTACGGCAATGATTCAGGTGTATTTGACACCTGCACTGCAGCTGCCTATGGACTCCCACCTGGGGCGTGCTACCCCGATGGCCCCAAAGGACCCGGTTCCAGAGAGCCCACTCCACCTGTGTGTGGTTCTCGAGATAACTTGATGGGGGTTGGAATGGTGGGATACGCTCCCCGAACTCCTGTTCTTCGTTCTTCAGTCTCCTCGCTCGCAAGAGTGCCGAGAACATCCACTACTTCCCTCCACACAGATGGAGGCAATCTGGGAAACATGCAGGGCAGAACAGCCGAATACCAATATCGCTCTCCGGTGCACCAAGCCCATCACTCCCCAACCGTTGTACCCCTTTCCCCCTCATACACGCATCAGAAGGTCGCCTTCATAAGTGCCCTGGAGAGGGCGGACTCCCCACATCTGGGTACAAG AGAGGACATGGGTCAAGGTAAAGTCAACGGACAACTAAAGGGCCAAGCACGTGACTGCCATCTAGGGACACCTACTGGAACTCCACTGAGTCAAAAAAATGTCAGAAAGGTCACAGGCGTGGGTGGAACTACATATGAGATTTCCGTTTGA
- the si:dkey-112e17.1 gene encoding uncharacterized protein si:dkey-112e17.1 has protein sequence MGRERTSPENVSARAEVTKMGLRGLTMTWVYMTFCLLLVSGCVAQKVYFDCGAKVDVVDVQGFILSPGFPYNYSSGTHCVWQFFVPVGHQLTMEMFDFDVFESHNSPTTSTANVDELTNDEGPLVSKGLAISQNMGSPVKEPQSTHREQVKQVVVQEQSTKMEMTKFSNSAKMLSDSPAAIPSDSQPSLSLSGTQAVDDKVRNSVSPQVSRAGNDPTDKVGHFVSESPRTATEMDESVRPETQQPLMDACPNDVLYISDLITFSSRFCGSRQPSSSQLVFGADDEMVEVIMELITTTHWGRGFALLFHYQNQTQKPTTGQQRSVLTSDGNTGALLGAVSGVVVFSVALAGTLCVIFRPKLHVKGANVSSLISSEVPEGVLNSAVDVSELQMVSSNHLEQQPGTVNDNNNHSLHRSLSHTGLSVNGACDVSEKAALEMFSSGRTEIELGTDEVFVIASAPTSAKLPLSSHIQRERFLRHSDTGPSRTGSANSARPRAWSVRTFQDLLPQLHKKWCSWNSTSPFTKLVDHGLPSTATYAHNCGRAKVLSDAPLQSPDHNCHSDSFMSNASYPLTQPAERQRWLDSTSNLRRTRFNTPCFGLLSGTSESSNPQEGTAVNEITTSNQLAEPTSAHSGQQKAQGAEDDHITMPVFAISEEEDCQPLVIAEHHESL, from the exons ATGGGGAGAGAGAGGACAAGTCCAGAGAACGTCTCTGCCCGAGCTGAAGTGACTAAAATGGGGCTTCGCGGGCTGACCATGACGTGGGTGTACATGACATTCTGCCTTCTATTGGTGTCTGGATGTGTCGCGCAAAAA GTATACTTTGATTGTGGAGCCAAGGTGGATGTTGTGGATGTACAGGGCTTTATTCTGTCACCCGGCTTCCCTTATAACTACTCATCTGGCACTCACTGTGTTTGGCAGTTCTTTGTGCCCGTCGGCCACCAGCTGACCATGGAGATGTTTGATTTCGATGTCTTTGAGAGTCACAACAGTCCTACCACTTCAACAGCCAATGTGGATGAGTTAACGAATGATGAAGGACCACTGGTATCAAAAGGCCTTGCTATTAGTCAGAACATGGGAAGTCCAGTCAAAGAACCCCAGTCGACACATAGGGAGCAAGTCAAGCAAGTGGTTGTCCAGGAGCAGTCCACCAAAATGGAGATGACCAAATTTTCCAATTCTGCCAAAATGCTCTCAGATTCCCCAGCTGCAATACCCTCAGATTCACAACCTTCTCTCTCATTATCTGGAACTCAGGCAGTTGACGATAAGGTCAGGAATTCTGTCTCACCCCAGGTATCCAGAGCAGGTAATGACCCCACAGATAAAGTAGGTCACTTTGTCTCTGAAAGCCCACGTACAGCCACAGAAATGGACGAATCTGTGAGACCTGAGACCCAACAACCTTTGATGGATGCTTGTCCCAATGATGTGCTCTATATATCTGATCTCATCACCTTCTCCTCCCGATTCTGCGGTTCTAGACAACCTTCTAGCAGCCAGTTGGTGTTTGGGGCAGATGATGAGATGGTGGAGGTCATCATGGAGTTGATAACTACTACCCACTGGGGTCGTGGTTTTGCTCTGCTCTTCCATTACCAGAATCAAACCCAGAAGCCCACAACTGGACAACAGAGATCAGTTTTGACCTCAGACGGCAACACTGGCGCATTGCTCGGTGCAGTAAGTGGAGTGGTCGTGTTTTCTGTGGCTCTTGCTGGCACCCTCTGTGTTATTTTCAG ACCCAAACTCCATGTGAAAGGAGCCAATGTTTCCTCATTAATCAGCTCAGAG GTTCCAGAAGGAGTGCTGAATTCAGCAGTAGATGTAAGTGAACTACAGATGGTTTCTTCTAATCACTTGGAGCAGCAGCCTGGTACAGTGAATGATAACAACAACCATTCCCTCCACCGCAGTCTGTCCCATACAG GGTTATCAGTCAATGGAGCATGTGATGTATCAGAGAAAGCTGCTCTAGAGATGTTCTCCAGTGGCCGGACAGAAATAGAGCTGGGCACAGATGAAGTGTTTGTGATCGCTTCTGCACCTACTTCAGCCAAACTTCCCTTGTCTTCACACATT CAACGCGAGCGTTTCCTGAGACACAGTGACACAGGTCCCAGCCGCACTGGATCGGCCAATAGTGCGCGACCACGAGCGTGGAGTGTCCGAACATTCCAGGATCTCCTTCCTCAACTTCATAAGAAATGGTGCAGCTGGAACTCCACCAGTCCCTTCACCAAACTGGTGGACCAT GGACTCCCAAGCACAGCTACATATGCTCACAATTGTGGAAGGGCAAAGGTCCTTTCTGATGCTCCACTTCAGAGTCCTGACCATAACTGCCACTCTGACTCCTTCATGAGCAACGCCTCATACCCCCTGACTCAACCTGCCGAGAGGCAACGCTGGCTCGACTCCACCAGCAACCTCCGACGCACCCGATTCAACACACCATGCTTTGGCTTGCTCTCTGGAACCTCAGAGTCCTCCAATCCACAAGAGGGCACAGCTGTGAATGAAATTACAACCTCTAACCAGCTTGCCGAGCCCACCAGTGCCCACTCTGGCCAACAGAAAGCCCAGGGTGCAGAGGATGACCACATCACTATGCCAGTGTTTGCTATTTCAGAAGAGGAAGATTGTCAGCCTCTTGTAATAGCAGAACATCATGAAAGCCTTTGA